In Oncorhynchus clarkii lewisi isolate Uvic-CL-2024 chromosome 16, UVic_Ocla_1.0, whole genome shotgun sequence, one genomic interval encodes:
- the LOC139367683 gene encoding uncharacterized protein, whose translation MNGPKRTWQQVKIKYKNILQNAVKKNTHRQGTGGGSPKADLTPAEDMALELNKGRPVLEGIPGGKETSIGSSQDATRFIQVSGSTVFLLEPPAQAPDDADPGEGPSAAATAHDGDDDEEETISLDSRRHEDPDAIQWENQPGNIVRINKRTPHPAKFQLR comes from the exons atgaacgggccaaaacggacatggcagcaggtcaaaatcaaatacaagaacattctgcagaatg cagtgaaaaagaatacccacagacaaggcacgggtggtgggtcaccaaaggctgaccttaccccagcagaggacatggccttggagctaaataaaggcaggcccgtcttagaggggatccctggggggaaagagacgagcataggttcctcccaagatgccacccgcttcattcaag tgtctggcagcactgtgttcctgttagagccaccagcacaagcaccagacgatgctgatcca ggtgaaggccccagtgcagcagcaacagcacatgatggagacgatgatgaggaggagaccatctctctggattccagaaggcatgag gacccagatgctatacagtgggaaaaccagcctggcaacatagtgcgtattaataaaaggacaccacatcctgccaaattccagctgcgctaa